In one window of Clupea harengus chromosome 4, Ch_v2.0.2, whole genome shotgun sequence DNA:
- the LOC105896766 gene encoding tumor necrosis factor receptor superfamily member 14-like: MEKKLNKIKLSFNRYSSLLANTMLKGIIYGLILFTIITPCNDEYTKGCDRAEYDSENGCCPVCSPGYYVRKHCTEYTSTTCAPCPSSTFSDAASGLTSCLSCTVCDVAAGLRVNRVCSSTSDTLCEPLEGHYCTDPIKDGCRGAVEHTKCSPGQYIKEVGTASSDTVCDDCGHNTYSDGSFTSCRPHTRCESQGMDVIREGTSSSDSECGRSGTRATVVISSLVMMMLAAMIVMMMFFWQRQRTGDHGTTEGENLPMTSGGDSIQHPPQPDG, from the exons ATGGAAAAAAAGTTAAACAAAATCAAACTTAGCTTTAATAGATATAGTAGTCTATTAGCTAATACCATGTTAAAAGGCATCATCTATGGACTCATTTTGTTTACAATCATAACACCATGTAATGATGAGTATACAAAGGGATGTGATAGAGCTGAGTATGACTCTGAGAATGGATGCTGTCCAGTCTGTTCTCCTG GGTATTATGTGCGGAAGCACTGCACAGAGTATACCAGTACCACGTGCGCTCCTTGTCCTTCGTCCACTTTCTCTGATGCGGCCAGTGGTCTCACCAGCTGTTTGTCCTGCACAGTCTGTGACGTGG CTGCAGGGTTAAGAGTAAACAGGGTGTGCAGctccacttcagacacactctgtgaGCCTCTGGAAGGTCACTACTGTACAGACCCAatcaaagatggctgccgaggagCTGTGGAACACACAAAGTGCTCACCTGGGCAATATATCAAAGAAGTTG GCACTGCATCTTCAGATACAGTGTGTGATGACTGTGGTCATAACACATACTCAGATGGATCATTCACAtcctgcagaccacacacacg GTGTGAATCACAGGGAATGGATGTCATCCGAGAGGGAACATCATCCTCTGATTCTGAATGTGGGAGAAGTGGCACCAGGGCCACTGTTGTCATTTCATCAttggtgatgatgatgctggCAGCAATGATAGTCATGATGATGTTTTTTTGGCAAAGGCAAAGAACGG GAGACCATGGTACAACAGAG GGCGAAAATCTACCTATGACTAGTGGGGGAGACAG CATTCAACACCCTCCACAACCAGATGGATAG